The Thiorhodovibrio litoralis genome includes a window with the following:
- the brxC gene encoding BREX system P-loop protein BrxC produces the protein MDIKQLFDSSKDIYRTIEKVITYGVAQETRLKAEISEYVVTDSIEEQLEKLLDKMEAAMEAGGENEVGIWVSGFYGSGKSSFTKYLGLAFDDRVTIDGLPFLHHLQNRLKKSTTKARIAAVAKKYPAAVLMLDLASEQVAGATMEEVSTVLYYKVLQWGGYSRNLKVAAFERRAKQDGRHDEFLNLFGELTQGQAWADYRNDDLVVDSVMPELAHRMYPHLFRTPGAFSTETSEIIRFENDRVAEMIEIAREASGRDYIIFVVDEVGQYVGSRQNLILNLDGLGKNLKAIGNGKVLFIGTAQQRLTEDDASAALNSQQLFKLKDRFPIQIDLEASDIKEICTNRLLGKSPTGEAEVGRLFDQHGQSLRHHTKLEDARAYGADFDRQTFIDLYPFLPAHFDILLHLLGALAKSTGGIGLRSAIKVIQDILVEGPDGKTPIANQPLGWLATTVTLFDALERDIRRAFPSWHQAVGKVKIRFPDAELHQQIGKSICVLQILGNLPISRHNVASLMHPSVASPALNDRIEPAIEDLLKDTIVPLGEKDGVLAFHSEKLNEIEQERAKIPLRAIELRRVRNEALQDTYTPLPATQLNNTFSVTTGLKAQSASGIPASLTGDRNPIQTLVELVEPSEYETAKIRLSDESRQPSAKQTIFLLGRDAPEMNELVSEIVRGREIVNKYRNDPDQEVKDYCNAQSDRAARLLNQLGRQIGASLTKGSFIFRGELSAVDSFNQDLIEAARKHLAKVAAQVFDRHAEAPVRASTDLAEKFLRQGNLAGMTAQIDPLGLVKLQGGQGSIDTQHKALTSIRDQIERQGSLEGKRLSDLFADAPFGWSPDTLRYLVAALLVAGEIKLKLAGREITVNGQQAIDALKTNTSFKSVGISLRDNKPSMEMLARAAQRLTSLAGDSIVPLEDIISKTTAKLFSDLQHQFAPLAATLRSLDLPGAERLDQLASDIKAILATDASDAVQRLGAETSELFDSLEWARSLKQAMTQGLETTLDDLRRHLRDIHALPSHGTPGHLRQALGEPMADLEQRLQHPDFYKYATDFASSLTELQTQVRDAVKQMQHDQAQRLRDAEDDLGRLPEWPELSHQDRNNALADLHNLASQASEDLTGLRDLINQEYSIQNEVQDIKNRIHLRGQQILQERLRAEQEQAVKDGQATICRQQALKARITSIQDLDRLIRDLQQLRGELQYAAEFELKIDLEPGTLR, from the coding sequence ATGGACATCAAACAACTCTTCGACAGCAGCAAAGACATCTACCGCACCATCGAGAAGGTCATCACCTATGGTGTCGCGCAAGAGACGCGCCTGAAGGCGGAGATTTCCGAATACGTCGTCACCGACAGCATCGAGGAACAGCTCGAGAAACTGCTCGACAAGATGGAAGCCGCCATGGAGGCCGGCGGCGAGAACGAGGTCGGGATCTGGGTGTCGGGCTTCTATGGGTCGGGCAAGAGCTCCTTCACCAAGTATCTGGGCCTGGCCTTTGATGATCGCGTCACCATCGACGGTCTTCCCTTTCTGCATCACCTGCAAAATCGGCTCAAGAAAAGCACCACCAAGGCGCGCATAGCGGCTGTGGCCAAGAAATACCCCGCCGCCGTGCTGATGCTGGACCTGGCCAGCGAGCAGGTCGCCGGCGCCACCATGGAAGAAGTCTCCACCGTCCTCTACTACAAGGTGCTGCAATGGGGTGGCTATTCGCGCAATCTCAAGGTGGCCGCCTTCGAGCGCCGCGCCAAACAAGACGGCCGCCACGATGAATTCCTAAACCTCTTCGGTGAGCTCACCCAGGGTCAAGCCTGGGCCGATTATCGCAACGATGACTTGGTGGTGGACAGCGTCATGCCCGAGCTCGCCCACCGGATGTATCCCCATCTGTTCCGCACCCCCGGCGCTTTCAGCACTGAAACCAGCGAGATCATCCGCTTCGAGAACGACCGCGTGGCGGAAATGATCGAGATTGCCCGCGAGGCCAGCGGCCGCGACTACATCATCTTTGTGGTCGACGAGGTCGGGCAGTATGTAGGCTCGCGGCAAAACCTCATCCTCAACCTCGACGGCCTGGGCAAGAACCTCAAGGCCATCGGCAACGGCAAGGTGTTGTTCATCGGCACCGCCCAGCAGCGCCTGACCGAGGACGATGCCAGCGCCGCGCTCAACTCCCAGCAACTGTTCAAGCTGAAGGATCGCTTTCCCATCCAGATCGACCTGGAAGCCAGCGACATCAAAGAGATCTGCACCAACCGCCTGCTCGGCAAGTCACCCACCGGCGAGGCAGAAGTGGGCCGGCTGTTCGACCAACACGGCCAGAGCCTGCGCCACCACACCAAGCTCGAAGACGCGCGCGCCTACGGGGCCGACTTTGATCGCCAGACCTTCATCGACCTCTATCCCTTCCTGCCCGCCCATTTCGACATCTTGCTCCACCTGTTAGGTGCCCTGGCCAAGTCCACCGGCGGCATCGGTCTGCGCTCGGCCATCAAGGTGATCCAGGACATTCTGGTCGAAGGGCCGGACGGCAAAACCCCTATCGCCAACCAACCCCTGGGCTGGCTGGCCACCACCGTGACCCTGTTCGACGCTCTGGAGCGCGACATCCGCCGCGCCTTCCCCTCCTGGCACCAAGCGGTTGGCAAGGTCAAGATCCGCTTTCCGGACGCCGAACTCCATCAGCAAATCGGCAAAAGCATCTGCGTCTTGCAGATCCTCGGCAATCTGCCCATCTCGCGCCACAATGTCGCCAGCCTGATGCACCCGAGCGTGGCCTCACCCGCGCTCAACGACCGCATCGAGCCCGCCATTGAGGATCTGCTCAAGGACACCATCGTCCCCTTGGGCGAGAAAGACGGCGTGTTGGCCTTTCACAGCGAAAAACTCAACGAAATCGAGCAGGAACGCGCCAAGATTCCCCTGCGCGCCATCGAACTGCGGCGCGTCCGCAACGAGGCCCTGCAAGACACCTACACCCCGCTGCCAGCCACCCAGCTCAACAACACCTTCTCGGTGACCACCGGCCTGAAGGCGCAGTCGGCGAGCGGCATCCCCGCCAGCCTGACGGGAGACCGCAACCCCATTCAAACCCTGGTTGAACTGGTCGAGCCCAGCGAGTACGAGACCGCCAAAATCCGCCTGAGCGACGAAAGCCGCCAGCCAAGCGCCAAGCAAACCATCTTTCTGCTCGGCCGCGACGCGCCGGAGATGAACGAGCTGGTCAGCGAGATAGTCCGCGGCCGCGAAATCGTCAACAAATACCGCAACGACCCGGATCAGGAAGTCAAGGACTACTGCAACGCGCAAAGCGACCGCGCCGCCCGACTGCTGAATCAACTCGGGCGCCAGATTGGCGCCAGTCTCACCAAGGGGTCCTTCATCTTCCGCGGCGAGCTGAGCGCGGTGGACAGCTTCAACCAAGACCTGATCGAGGCCGCGCGCAAGCACCTGGCCAAGGTCGCCGCCCAGGTGTTCGACCGTCATGCCGAGGCACCGGTGCGCGCCAGCACCGATCTGGCCGAGAAGTTCCTGCGACAGGGCAACCTGGCCGGCATGACCGCCCAGATCGACCCCCTGGGCCTGGTCAAACTCCAGGGCGGCCAGGGCAGCATCGACACCCAACACAAGGCCCTGACCAGCATCAGGGACCAAATCGAACGCCAGGGTAGCCTCGAGGGCAAGCGCCTGAGCGACCTCTTTGCCGACGCCCCCTTCGGCTGGTCACCCGATACCCTGCGCTACCTGGTGGCCGCCCTGCTGGTGGCTGGGGAGATCAAGCTCAAACTGGCTGGGCGCGAGATCACCGTCAACGGCCAGCAGGCCATCGACGCGCTCAAGACCAACACCAGTTTCAAATCCGTTGGGATCAGCCTGCGCGACAACAAACCCTCGATGGAGATGCTCGCCCGCGCGGCTCAGCGCCTCACCAGCTTGGCGGGCGACAGCATCGTCCCGCTCGAAGACATCATCAGCAAAACCACCGCCAAGCTGTTCTCTGACCTCCAGCACCAGTTCGCGCCTCTGGCCGCCACCCTGCGCAGCCTCGATCTGCCCGGCGCCGAGCGGCTCGATCAACTCGCGAGCGACATCAAGGCCATTCTCGCCACCGATGCCTCCGACGCGGTGCAGCGTCTGGGCGCGGAAACCTCCGAACTGTTCGACAGCCTGGAATGGGCCAGAAGCCTCAAGCAGGCGATGACCCAGGGGCTGGAGACCACCCTGGACGACCTGCGCCGCCACCTGCGCGACATCCACGCCCTGCCAAGCCACGGCACCCCCGGGCACCTGCGCCAAGCCCTTGGCGAGCCGATGGCGGACCTCGAGCAACGTCTGCAACACCCAGACTTTTATAAATACGCCACCGACTTCGCCAGCAGTCTCACCGAGTTGCAAACCCAGGTACGCGACGCCGTCAAGCAAATGCAACACGATCAGGCCCAGCGCCTGCGCGATGCCGAGGACGACCTAGGCCGCCTACCCGAATGGCCCGAGCTCAGCCACCAAGATCGCAACAACGCCCTGGCCGATCTGCACAACCTCGCCTCCCAGGCCAGCGAGGACCTCACCGGCCTGCGCGACCTGATCAACCAGGAATACAGCATCCAGAACGAAGTCCAAGACATCAAAAACCGCATCCACCTGCGCGGCCAACAGATCCTGCAAGAGCGCCTGCGCGCGGAACAGGAACAAGCCGTCAAGGACGGCCAAGCCACCATCTGCCGCCAACAGGCCCTGAAAGCGCGCATCACCAGCATTCAGGACCTGGACCGGCTAATCCGCGACTTACAACAACTGCGCGGTGAGTTGCAGTATGCGGCTGAATTTGAATTGAAGATTGACTTGGAACCAGGCACCCTTCGCTAA
- a CDS encoding DUF433 domain-containing protein, with protein MSTTFDRITIDPEQMNGQPCIRSMRLTVKRVVEAAALYPDRAELKQEYPELEDEDIRQALEYAAASLDDQVIYLDAA; from the coding sequence ATGAGCACCACATTTGATCGCATCACCATCGATCCTGAGCAAATGAACGGGCAGCCATGCATCAGGAGCATGCGACTGACTGTCAAACGGGTCGTCGAAGCAGCGGCTCTTTATCCCGATCGTGCCGAGCTCAAACAGGAGTATCCCGAGCTCGAGGACGAGGATATCCGCCAAGCGCTTGAGTACGCAGCCGCGAGCCTGGATGATCAGGTGATCTATCTGGATGCGGCATGA
- a CDS encoding DUF5615 family PIN-like protein, whose product MIRFLLDQGLPRSTVQHLAACGFNVCHVADIGYSRASDAEISNLAQEQDRVIVTLDSDFHRLLAMSGDNGPSVIRLRREGLRGSDVAKLVQRVAGQFADRIQSGVMVTITKRSIRLRGLPLEKVSSTFSPR is encoded by the coding sequence ATGATTCGTTTTTTGTTGGATCAAGGCTTGCCTCGCAGCACCGTTCAACACTTGGCAGCCTGTGGCTTTAACGTCTGCCATGTTGCCGATATTGGTTACAGCCGCGCCTCAGACGCGGAAATCTCCAACTTGGCGCAAGAGCAAGATCGCGTGATTGTCACCCTTGACTCGGATTTTCACCGACTGCTCGCGATGAGTGGCGACAACGGCCCTTCGGTGATCCGCCTTAGACGGGAAGGACTTCGCGGCTCTGATGTCGCCAAGCTGGTTCAACGTGTTGCGGGACAATTCGCTGATCGAATCCAGAGCGGTGTGATGGTCACAATCACAAAGCGCTCAATACGCCTTCGTGGGTTGCCACTGGAAAAGGTGTCATCGACGTTTTCTCCACGCTAA
- the pglX gene encoding BREX-1 system adenine-specific DNA-methyltransferase PglX, with translation MAFDKATRNALQKFVARARRLLSDEFTRQLQASHGMDPTSGVVADMAALSHLDNQQLQTAAILRETLHHYLAVTPGKSAQERGQQVLQRMVREQAFTLLNRLAALRMAESRGVLFESLTKGQASQGFQLYQMVAGTALGEVGDVYRQYLLSLFDELGQDLPVLFDRYSPQGLLFPKDSVLLELIDAINHPDIVHLWAEDETIGWIYQYYNDPDERKKMRAASAAPRNARELAVRNQFFTPRYVVEFLTDNTLGRIWYEMTQGQTRLVDQCRYLVRRPTEIFLNPGEAAPELPETEGLSQEELLRQPVYIPHRPLKDPRDIRLLDPACGSMHFGLYGFDLFETIYEEAWDQGLCPALQQAYASKEDFLKDVPRLIIEHNIHGIDIDPRAVQIAGLSLWLRAQRSWLNQGVKTENRPRIRRSNVVCAEPMPGSAEQLEAFIATLGSPLLGDLVRIVFDKMQLAGEAGALLKIEDEIRIAIEAAREQWRTQQDDLFTRQDASEADFFDTAEQQVMDALRAYAEQADVHAYQRRLFAEDAARGFAFIDLCRKRYDVVVMNPPFGEPSEALAPWLEKRFTDFNKNILCAFLFQAYKIRTPGGKVGSIYDRTAVIKNTYEKFRLAFFVADDRLHAHCDLGWDVLDANVEATSSILGEAQPPHAATFFDVRLSTPDQKGPQLLQHIQSVRKESGSGFCVSFGSLFSRFPNAVLGYDFPDIVKQWFATLPSFEDQGVQVIAGHTILSDRYFRSWWEIPLYDAFHPEASWQRLYNGGEYSRFNSPLCDAVFYGKDGSLISENTSTILRNLRLQQKGVIGFGKRGEFIDAHVLPKGFISSVEGQAVVIRANANVKATLAILNSTLFQAVINLYCGQHKYPGYVHLFPCPDWSNDDLIVAGESAFQAFRAKERLETGDETNPRFLNSESLLPWNNKATERFRIIAEDISVNEARLNGAILDAYGGREAAESFINPYIQREPKTGGATTAEPVRMLTENHTFFFVGTVFGRWDIRYATGERQPPELPDPFDPLPVCPPGMLQNADGLPAEPKDLPTDYPLRISWPGILVDDESYPEDIVARVREAIEVVWKDRAGAIEQEACEILGVKSLRDYFRRPAAFFADHLKRYSKSRRQAPIYWPLSTPSGRYTLWLYYHRLTPQTLYSCVNDFLDGPQGKLAQVRASRAALANKTTRTPKEEKDFATVADLDTELTAFRDQLLRIARDWQPNLNDGVQITAAPLWPLFKLPKWQKTLKDTWTKLEQGDYDWAHLALSYWPERVLRKCHQDRSLAIAHGVEQDFWEEVEVTEKPKGKGRGKAKGGAKLEWRPKPLSDAELARLIQRLMNS, from the coding sequence ATGGCCTTCGACAAAGCCACCCGCAACGCCCTGCAGAAATTCGTCGCCCGCGCCCGGCGGCTGCTCAGCGACGAATTCACTCGCCAACTGCAGGCCAGCCATGGCATGGACCCCACCTCCGGCGTCGTCGCCGACATGGCCGCCCTGAGCCACCTCGACAACCAGCAACTGCAAACCGCCGCCATTCTGCGCGAGACCCTGCACCACTACCTGGCCGTCACCCCCGGCAAGAGCGCCCAGGAGCGCGGTCAACAGGTCCTGCAGCGCATGGTGCGCGAACAAGCCTTCACCCTGCTCAACCGGCTCGCCGCCCTGCGCATGGCCGAGTCCCGTGGCGTGCTATTCGAGTCCCTCACCAAGGGCCAAGCCTCGCAAGGCTTTCAGCTCTACCAGATGGTCGCCGGCACTGCCCTGGGCGAGGTCGGCGACGTCTATCGCCAGTATCTCCTCAGCCTGTTCGACGAACTCGGCCAGGATCTCCCCGTCCTCTTCGACCGCTACAGCCCCCAGGGCCTGCTGTTCCCCAAGGACTCGGTCCTGCTCGAACTCATCGACGCCATCAACCACCCCGACATCGTCCACCTCTGGGCCGAAGACGAAACCATCGGCTGGATCTACCAGTATTACAACGACCCGGACGAGCGCAAGAAAATGCGCGCCGCATCCGCCGCCCCGCGCAACGCGCGCGAACTGGCGGTGCGCAACCAATTCTTCACCCCGCGGTATGTGGTCGAATTCCTCACCGACAACACCCTGGGGCGCATTTGGTACGAAATGACCCAGGGCCAAACGCGGCTGGTCGACCAATGCCGCTACCTGGTGCGCCGCCCAACCGAAATCTTCCTGAACCCAGGCGAGGCCGCACCCGAGCTGCCCGAGACCGAAGGACTGAGCCAGGAGGAATTGCTCCGGCAACCGGTCTACATTCCCCACCGCCCGCTGAAAGACCCGCGCGACATACGCTTGCTCGACCCGGCCTGTGGCTCCATGCACTTCGGCCTCTATGGCTTTGACCTCTTCGAGACCATCTACGAGGAAGCCTGGGACCAAGGGCTTTGTCCAGCACTGCAACAGGCCTATGCCTCGAAAGAAGACTTTCTCAAAGACGTTCCGCGCCTGATCATCGAGCACAACATCCACGGCATCGACATCGACCCGCGCGCGGTGCAGATCGCCGGACTGTCGCTGTGGCTTCGTGCCCAACGCAGTTGGCTCAATCAGGGCGTCAAAACCGAGAATCGCCCCCGGATTCGCCGCTCCAACGTCGTCTGCGCCGAACCCATGCCCGGCAGCGCCGAACAATTGGAAGCCTTCATCGCCACCCTCGGCTCGCCGCTGCTCGGCGACCTGGTCCGGATCGTCTTCGACAAAATGCAACTGGCCGGCGAAGCCGGGGCACTGCTGAAGATCGAGGACGAGATCCGCATCGCCATCGAAGCGGCACGGGAGCAGTGGCGCACCCAACAGGACGATTTGTTTACCCGTCAGGATGCATCCGAGGCAGACTTCTTCGACACCGCCGAGCAACAGGTCATGGATGCGCTGCGCGCCTATGCCGAGCAGGCGGATGTCCATGCCTACCAACGGCGGTTGTTTGCTGAGGATGCGGCAAGGGGATTTGCTTTCATTGATTTGTGTCGGAAGCGCTATGACGTGGTGGTGATGAATCCGCCGTTTGGTGAGCCTTCTGAAGCCCTCGCTCCATGGCTTGAAAAAAGATTCACTGACTTCAATAAAAATATTCTTTGTGCATTCCTTTTCCAAGCGTATAAAATACGCACCCCTGGCGGAAAAGTTGGTTCAATTTATGATCGCACTGCCGTCATTAAAAATACGTACGAGAAATTTCGGCTTGCATTTTTTGTTGCAGATGATCGCTTACATGCTCACTGCGATCTCGGTTGGGATGTTCTTGACGCGAATGTCGAAGCCACATCATCAATACTTGGTGAAGCGCAACCACCTCATGCAGCTACGTTTTTTGACGTTCGACTCTCAACGCCCGATCAAAAGGGTCCACAATTGCTTCAGCACATCCAATCTGTTCGTAAAGAATCAGGTTCCGGATTTTGTGTCTCTTTTGGAAGTTTATTTTCACGTTTTCCAAATGCAGTTCTTGGGTACGACTTTCCAGACATCGTAAAGCAATGGTTTGCGACTTTACCAAGTTTTGAAGATCAAGGAGTGCAGGTTATCGCTGGTCACACAATTCTTTCTGATAGATATTTTCGAAGCTGGTGGGAAATTCCTCTTTATGATGCATTCCACCCTGAAGCAAGCTGGCAACGTCTTTATAATGGAGGGGAATATTCTCGGTTTAATTCTCCACTCTGTGATGCAGTTTTTTATGGTAAAGACGGGTCTCTAATCTCGGAAAACACATCCACCATTCTAAGAAATCTTCGGCTACAACAAAAAGGAGTTATTGGGTTTGGTAAACGCGGGGAATTTATCGATGCTCACGTCCTTCCCAAAGGGTTTATCTCATCAGTTGAAGGGCAGGCAGTAGTCATTCGTGCAAATGCTAACGTTAAAGCAACGCTCGCAATTTTAAATAGCACTTTGTTTCAAGCAGTAATCAACCTTTACTGCGGTCAGCACAAGTACCCTGGTTATGTTCATTTATTTCCTTGTCCGGATTGGTCAAACGACGACCTTATAGTCGCAGGCGAATCGGCTTTCCAGGCATTTCGCGCCAAAGAAAGGCTTGAAACAGGAGATGAAACTAATCCGCGTTTTTTGAACTCTGAATCACTACTTCCTTGGAATAACAAGGCAACGGAGCGATTTCGAATTATCGCAGAGGACATTAGTGTTAACGAAGCAAGGTTGAATGGAGCAATCCTTGATGCATATGGTGGCAGGGAAGCAGCCGAATCATTCATCAACCCATATATTCAACGCGAACCAAAAACAGGAGGTGCGACAACGGCTGAACCAGTCAGAATGCTTACGGAAAATCACACGTTTTTTTTCGTTGGAACGGTTTTTGGCCGCTGGGACATCCGCTACGCCACCGGCGAACGCCAACCACCCGAGTTGCCCGACCCTTTCGACCCGCTACCGGTCTGCCCGCCCGGCATGCTCCAGAACGCCGACGGTCTGCCCGCCGAACCCAAGGACCTGCCCACCGATTACCCGCTGCGCATCTCCTGGCCCGGCATCCTGGTCGATGACGAAAGTTACCCCGAGGACATCGTCGCCCGCGTCCGCGAAGCCATTGAAGTCGTCTGGAAAGACCGCGCCGGAGCCATCGAACAGGAAGCCTGCGAAATCCTCGGTGTCAAATCCCTGCGTGACTACTTCCGCCGCCCTGCCGCTTTCTTCGCCGATCACCTGAAACGCTACAGCAAAAGCCGCCGCCAGGCGCCCATCTACTGGCCGCTGTCCACCCCATCCGGCCGCTATACGCTCTGGCTGTACTACCACCGCCTCACACCCCAGACCCTCTACAGCTGCGTCAACGATTTTCTCGATGGCCCCCAGGGGAAATTAGCCCAGGTGCGCGCCAGCCGCGCCGCCTTGGCCAACAAAACCACCCGTACCCCCAAGGAAGAAAAGGACTTCGCCACCGTCGCCGACCTCGACACGGAATTGACCGCGTTCCGCGACCAGCTGCTGCGCATCGCCCGCGACTGGCAACCCAACCTCAACGACGGCGTGCAGATCACCGCCGCGCCCCTGTGGCCGCTGTTCAAGCTGCCGAAGTGGCAAAAGACGCTCAAGGACACCTGGACCAAGCTCGAACAAGGCGACTACGACTGGGCGCACCTGGCGCTGAGCTACTGGCCCGAGCGAGTGCTGCGCAAATGCCACCAAGACCGCAGCCTCGCCATCGCCCACGGCGTGGAGCAGGATTTCTGGGAGGAAGTGGAAGTGACCGAAAAGCCCAAAGGCAAAGGCCGCGGCAAGGCCAAGGGGGGCGCCAAGCTGGAATGGCGCCCCAAACCGCTGTCAGACGCCGAGCTGGCGCGATTGATCCAGCGCCTGATGAATAGCTAA
- a CDS encoding type II toxin-antitoxin system HicB family antitoxin: MAKQSSRIRMNSHVCLAAMTISAHVYRDYPFTIQYLAKDPIYSVNFPDIPQIIPSGETLTEAFANACEALDLCLESLEQLGQPAPLR; encoded by the coding sequence GTGGCAAAACAATCGTCTCGCATTCGGATGAATAGCCATGTTTGTCTTGCAGCCATGACCATCAGCGCGCACGTCTATCGCGATTATCCGTTTACTATCCAGTATCTAGCCAAGGATCCGATCTACAGCGTCAACTTCCCTGATATTCCGCAAATCATTCCCAGCGGCGAGACCCTGACCGAGGCATTCGCGAACGCCTGTGAAGCCTTGGATCTCTGCCTGGAAAGCCTGGAGCAGCTCGGCCAACCCGCTCCGCTGCGTTGA
- a CDS encoding vWA domain-containing protein: MPKAKAKSRPHPTQEAQQAGIGLLQTQPVLLPLLNACHIHRDTDHQHLGRVGWLVLSAHGEIWLHPSRRAQPAEWARLIATALVCLGLGSVQRREPQTLWELACLLAAEHFCDGLKIGPLPEALWHPPLSLPAGGEAALFQHFRANPPEPTLIAWRDAWSGVDHPLFIELEATRPRWRRCRTRDDWRADFAAGIARGVGVAFQVVAGHQEPGDALHRDTEAQRAKRRLMDAYPLLGALAAGFDLEQDPRQCQHYGIQVAAIDVAARRIWINPAAHLSDAEALFVMAHELLHAGLNHSSRRRGRDPFLWNAACDYVINAWLMEMRVGTPPVLGLLHDPALTDLSAEEIYDRLARDIRRARKLATLRGTGQPDLLGDEQGPPFVDAEAYCRRALAQGMERLFTSGRGTLPAGLIEAIRSLSQPPIPWDVRLAEWFDAQFPPPERQRSYAKPSRRQSATPDIPRPSPRLPPEETRKARVFGVVLDTSGSMAPKLLGQALGAIASYSLAREVEAVRLVSCDAAAFDHGWVPPEALLERYQVRGRGGTVLQPGLDRLRDLAKQSEFPAAGPILLITDGFCEARLDIPFEHAFLLPEGRRLPFTPRAPIFEIR; the protein is encoded by the coding sequence ATGCCCAAGGCGAAGGCCAAGTCCCGTCCCCATCCGACCCAGGAGGCGCAACAGGCGGGGATCGGCCTGCTCCAGACTCAGCCCGTGCTCTTGCCCTTGCTCAATGCCTGTCATATCCATCGCGATACCGATCATCAACATCTGGGGCGGGTGGGTTGGCTGGTGTTGAGCGCGCATGGCGAGATCTGGCTGCATCCCAGCCGCCGCGCTCAACCCGCCGAATGGGCGCGGCTGATCGCCACCGCCCTGGTGTGTTTGGGATTGGGGTCGGTGCAACGCCGGGAGCCGCAAACGCTTTGGGAGTTGGCGTGCCTGCTGGCGGCGGAACACTTTTGTGACGGGCTCAAAATCGGGCCGCTGCCGGAGGCGTTGTGGCATCCACCGCTATCCCTTCCCGCCGGTGGCGAAGCGGCGCTGTTTCAGCACTTCAGGGCGAATCCTCCCGAACCGACATTGATCGCCTGGCGCGATGCCTGGAGCGGCGTGGACCATCCGCTGTTCATCGAGCTGGAGGCGACCCGACCCCGTTGGCGTCGATGCCGGACGCGGGACGATTGGCGCGCTGATTTCGCGGCAGGCATTGCCCGTGGCGTGGGGGTGGCTTTCCAGGTCGTGGCAGGACACCAGGAGCCAGGGGATGCGCTGCACCGGGATACCGAGGCGCAGCGGGCCAAACGCCGCCTGATGGATGCCTATCCCTTGCTCGGGGCTTTGGCCGCTGGGTTCGATTTGGAGCAAGACCCACGCCAGTGTCAACACTATGGGATTCAAGTTGCCGCCATCGATGTGGCCGCTCGGCGCATCTGGATCAACCCCGCGGCCCATCTCAGCGATGCCGAGGCGCTCTTTGTCATGGCCCACGAGCTGTTGCACGCGGGCTTGAATCACAGCTCCCGACGTCGTGGGCGTGATCCCTTTCTCTGGAACGCGGCCTGCGACTACGTCATCAACGCCTGGCTGATGGAGATGCGCGTTGGCACCCCGCCTGTGCTCGGGCTGTTACACGATCCGGCGCTTACGGACCTGTCGGCGGAGGAGATCTACGACCGTCTGGCCCGGGATATCCGCCGCGCCCGCAAGCTGGCAACACTGCGCGGCACGGGTCAACCCGATCTGCTCGGTGATGAGCAGGGGCCGCCCTTCGTCGATGCCGAAGCCTACTGTCGCCGCGCCCTCGCACAAGGCATGGAGCGCCTGTTTACCAGTGGTCGCGGCACCCTGCCGGCGGGATTGATCGAAGCCATCCGTAGTCTCAGCCAGCCTCCCATTCCCTGGGATGTGCGCCTCGCGGAGTGGTTCGACGCCCAGTTTCCGCCACCCGAGCGACAGCGCAGTTATGCCAAACCTTCCCGCCGCCAATCGGCCACGCCCGATATCCCCCGGCCATCTCCCCGGCTGCCACCCGAGGAGACCCGCAAGGCACGGGTCTTTGGCGTGGTGCTCGATACCTCGGGATCCATGGCCCCCAAGCTCCTCGGGCAGGCCCTAGGCGCCATCGCCAGCTACAGCCTGGCCCGCGAGGTCGAGGCGGTGCGCTTGGTGAGCTGCGATGCCGCCGCCTTCGATCATGGCTGGGTGCCGCCGGAAGCCCTGCTGGAACGCTATCAGGTGCGCGGACGTGGCGGGACTGTGTTGCAACCCGGCCTGGATCGACTGCGCGATCTGGCCAAACAGAGCGAATTTCCGGCCGCCGGCCCAATTTTGTTAATCACCGATGGCTTCTGTGAGGCGCGGCTCGACATCCCGTTCGAGCACGCCTTTTTGCTCCCGGAGGGGCGGCGCTTGCCTTTTACGCCCAGAGCGCCGATCTTTGAAATTCGCTGA